The following coding sequences are from one Oncorhynchus clarkii lewisi isolate Uvic-CL-2024 chromosome 20, UVic_Ocla_1.0, whole genome shotgun sequence window:
- the LOC139375970 gene encoding uncharacterized protein KIAA1614, with protein MPILSSFVRLKDEPPANATLSGPQSKSRLASVDSVDEDRDESEGCWNMLRSDSLDCYLERCDKKEAKEPMDPVGGLWRAESWESVCSQEGTLSLGDTVDANQRARGRSVNRRRNTKRGEEKGGVDIPYLCVDQIDKRDVSPDASASWNNEWDLTIPQQELLELPGSHFNTEELPLSPRHEQAMLLLERARLKARFNHAKGERPQTRRSHSAQRYNPKRQQSGIDSALVQKAVAVKPKEELTAPPSSGPLLVPQSRDLSPGGHNRRYGNSPTRVRFEDESEKEAESRYLDRVRERGRATGQKSKGTLEKKAESSISITGLTPGMEDVGFTNAASTQVTEVVVVLRKCEACGSILRDPPVPEPETQSGNAEENQGRKVSRYGPPAQSDGIPQPDQPSSIHPKAAGVTFGEVLILGEDKEGGAGGGVGERSSGFGKLRRRSRKGESRLKRVGSGHGPYGASWAHRRNSNPRNRVNVCRRAVTFALGSPVALDRPLVGASGNSNPKDSDAPTPPLPIKSALKSGCKSRASGQRVVKLLPSVQYHLINLDEGAGGSPQHDLITTEHHGEGPISAPSGSPPNAALVPCIRPSSLRYSPARITPDLPPAELWETAADGAGLALSGDVCRDLLVTLPECRPALRCLGVSRAEDLRAELLRAEHLKAEAQWEDGQEGARRSMAERDGRPKLSLRRFFSSIGLHSVGRLVKGGRSSSMEQLSISAPRASSTSPSPTHSPHTNTRLQRTPSLQALHTVSPLAQLRKASSVQSLERRVERSTILGEVSVPNSLAPRMIQRALSVEDVLAPRVVRPMGPMGRVVQAFPDGTLWLELTRPPNGPFGFVISRGKGRPVTGVYVEQVGEGTEEGLYSGLLGVGDEILEVNGETVAGLTLDLVTRLMTRDSTASIRVLPHRRNHR; from the exons ATGCCCATACTCTCGTCTTTTGTACGTTTGAAGGATGAACCCCCTGCGAATGCCACCCTCTCAGGGCCCCAGAGTAAGTCAAGACTGGCTTCTGTGGATTCTGTAGACGAGGACAGGGACGAGAGTGAAGGGTGTTGGAACATGCTGCGTTCGGACAGCCTGGACTGCTACCTGGAGAGGTGTGATAAGAAAGAAGCGAAGGAGCCTATGGATCCCGTGGGGGGGCTGTGGAGGGCGGAGAGCTGGGAAAGTGTGTGTTCGCAGGAAGGGACGCTTTCGCTGGGGGATACAGTGGACGCCAACCAGAGAGCAAGAGGGCGGTCAGTGAACAGACGAAGGAAcaccaagagaggagaggagaaaggcggCGTGGACATCCCATACCTCTGTGTTGACCAGATAGACAAGAGAGATG TGTCTCCAGATGCATCTGCCTCCTGGAACAATGAGTGGGATTTAACCATTCCACAACAGGAGCTGCTTGAACTTCCCGG CTCACACTTCAACACTGAGGAACTTCCTCTGAGCCCCAGACATGAGCAGGCCATGCTCCTGCTGGAGAGGGCTCGGTTAAAAGCCCGCTTCAATCACGCCAAAGGGGAACGCCCTCAAACCCGCCGCTCCCATTCTGCCCAGAGATACAACCC CAAGAGGCAGCAGTCTGGGATTGATTCAGCACTGGTCCAAAAGGCTGTGGCTGTTAAACCCAAGGAAGAGCTGACAGCCCCTCCCTCATCAGGTCCACTCCTGGTCCCACAAAGCAGAGACCTCTCCCCTGGGGGGCACAATCGTCGGTATGGTAACTCACCCACAAGGGTGCGGTTTGAGGATGAATCAGAGAAGGAGGCAGAGTCTCGCTACCTGGATCGGGTGAGGGAGCGTGGGCGGGCCACGGGACAGAAATCCAAGGGCACTCTGGAAAAGAAGGCGGAGTCTAGCATAAGCATTACAGGCCTTACTCCAGGAATGGAGGATGTTGGTTTCACGAACGCTGCATCTACCCAGGTAACAGAGGTAGTGGTGGTGTTGAGGAAATGTGAGGCTTGTGGATCCATTCTTAGGGATCCTCCAGTGCCCGAACCAGAGACTCAGTCCGGCAATGCGGAGGAGAATCAAGGCAGGAAGGTCTCTCGCTATGGCCCCCCAGCCCAATCAGACGGGATCCCCCAACCAGATCAGCCCAGCAGCATCCACCCCAAAGCGGCTGGGGTCACCTTCGGTGAGGTCCTGATTCTGGGAGAGGATAAAGAGGGCGGGGCCGggggtggagtgggggagaggtCCTCCGGTTTTGGGAAGTTGAGGAGGCGcagcaggaagggagagagccGGCTGAAACGGGTCGGCTCGGGACATGGCCCCTATGGTGCCTCGTGGGCCCACCGTCGAAACTCCAACCCCAGAAACAGGGTCAACGTGTGCAGGCGAGCCGTCACCTTTGCTCTAGGCAGTCCTGTAGCTCTGGACCGCCCTCTGGTGGGAGCCTCCGGAAACAGCAACCCCAAGGATAGTGACGCCCCCACCCCGCCACTGCCCATTAAGTCAGCTCTGAAGTCAGGCTGCAAGAGCAGGGCGAGTGGGCAGCGTGTGGTAAAGCTCCTGCCCTCGGTTCAGTATCACCTCATCAACCTGGATGAGGGGGCAGGGGGAAGCCCACAGCATGACCTCATCACCACAGAGCATCATGGGGAGGGTCCTATCTCTGCCCCCTCAGGGTCTCCCCCTAACGCCGCCTTAGTCCCCTGCATCCGACCATCGTCCCTCAGGTACTCCCCTGCAAGGATCACCCCTGACCTCCCCCCTGCGGAACTCTGGGAAACTGCTGCAGATGGAGCTG GTCTGGCGCTGAGCGGAGACGTGTGTCGAGATCTGCTGGTGACTCTTCCAGAGTGCCGCCCTGCGCTGCGCTGCTTGGGCGTGTCCCGAGCAGAGGACCTGAGGGCAGAGTTATTGAGAGCGGAGCACCTGAAGGCAGAGGCTCAGTGGGAGGATGGCCAAGAGGGGGCTCG GAGGTCTATGGCAGAGCGGGACGGCAGACCCAAGCTATCTCTGCGACGGTTCTTCTCCTCCATCGGGCTGCACAGTGTGGGCAGGCTGGTGAAGGGAGGGCGCTCCAGCAGCATGGAACAGCTCAGCATCTCAGCGCCGCGGGCCAGCTCCACCTCACCCAGCCCCACCCACAGCCCTCACACCAACACCCGCCTGCAGAGGACCCCCTCACTACAGGCCCTGCACACA GTGTCCCCACTGGCCCAGCTTCGGAAAGCCTCCTCTGTGCAGAgtctggagaggagagtggagcgTTCTACCATTCTGGGAGAGGTGTCTGTGCCTAACAGCCTGGCACCCAG GATGATCCAGAGAGCCCTGAGCGTGGAAGATGTGTTAGCCCCTCGGGTGGTGCGTCCCATGGGTCCAATGGGTAGGGTCGTCCAGGCCTTCCCTGATGGGACCCTCTGGTTGGAGCTCACCAGACCCCCTAACGGCCCTTTTGGGTTCGTCATCTCACGAGGCAAAGGTCGACCGGTCACAG GTGTGTACGTGGAGCAGGTAGGGGAAGGTACTGAGGAGGGCCTGTACTCTGGGCTCCTGGGTGTTGGGGATGAGATTCTGGAGGTGAATGGGGAGACAGTGGCTGGACTGACCCTGGATCTGGTGACACGCCTCATGACCCGTGACAGCACTGCCTCTATCCGTGTCCTGCCACACCGTCGGAACCATCGCTGA
- the LOC139375969 gene encoding T-cell acute lymphocytic leukemia protein 1-like, whose protein sequence is MEKIKPELCPGSPGAKSCSPLKQDSIIRGNGCKDPEDSKEENFPGEGVKTDDAPLRDPRNRTIILNGVAKETAYDALDLKGEVPVIELSRRDDIKAGQQRTDSLTVPITELRRPPVPLPLPHRDALNDARMVQLSPNAFPLPARVMLYNLAPPLSAINSLGGESEQYCMYPSNRVKHRPAPYEVEFDEAGQPKIVRRIFTNSRERWRQQNVNGAFSELRKLIPTHPPDKKLSKNEILRLAMKYISFLSNLLDDQDGGGTVAVGDETGLLVGGREGQPQGPRQDVVGLATEDDLLLQGTLSPGSSCGSLPDGDGSPESFTEDRDSPTGQRTVPAPRGRELRRNVRPQDCGSQR, encoded by the exons ATGGAAAAAATTAAGCCGGAGCTTTGTCCTGGAAGTCCCGGTGCCAAATCGTGCAGCCCACTGAAGCAGGATTCCATCATCAGGGGGAATGGATGCAAAGACCCGGAGGACTCGAAGGAGGAGAACTTCCCAGGGGAGGGGGTTAAAACAGATGACGCGCCTCTGCGGGACCCGCGCAACCGGACCATCATCCTCAACGGCGTTGCCAAGGAAACAGCGTACGACGCTCTTGACCTGAAAGGGGAAGTACCAGTAATCGAGCTTTCGAGGAGAGACGATATAAAGGCGGGACAGCAGAGAACGGACAGTCTCACGGTACCGATCACGGAGCTTCGCAGACCACCCGTGCCGTTGCCTCTGCCGCACCGAGACGCGCTGAACGACGCCCGAATGGTTCAGCTGAGCCCAAACGCGTTCCCTCTCCCAGCGCGAGTAATGCTCTACAACCTGGCGCCACCTCTCTCCGCAATCAACAG CCTTGGAGGAGAGTCGGAACAATACTGCATGTACCCCAGCAACAGGGTAAAGCACCGCCCAGCGCCTTACGAGGTTGAGTTTGACGAGG cTGGCCAGCCAAAGATTGTACGGCGGATCTTCACCAACAGCCGGGAGCGCTGGCGGCAGCAGAACGTCAACGGAGCATTCTCAGAGCTTCGGAAGCTcatccccacccacccaccggaCAAGAAGCTGAGCAAGAATGAGATACTGCGTCTGGCCATGAAGTATATCAGCTTCCTGTCCAACCTGCTGGATGACCAGGACGGAGGGGGCACAGTGGCCGTGGGCGACGAGACAGGGCTTCTGGTGGGGGGCCGTGAGGGTCAACCCCAGGGGCCCCGTCAGGACGTGGTGGGACTGGCCACGGAGGACGACCTGCTCCTCCAGGGCACGTTGTCGCCTGGGTCCAGCTGCGGGAGTCTGCCAGATGGGGACGGCAGCCCCGAGAGCTTCACCGAGGACCGGGACTCACCTACAGGCCAGAGGACTGTGCCCGCCCCGCGCGGTAGGGAACTGCGACGCAACGTGCGTCCACAAGACTGTGGCAGTCAgcgatga